One genomic window of Staphylococcus hsinchuensis includes the following:
- a CDS encoding sugar O-acetyltransferase produces MTEKDNMINGEWYNASSDHTLVEDRLQAKDLCAELNQTKPSNKEKRTTILKDLFHYEPNHLELLSPFQVDYGYNIFLGKNIFINHNCYLMDCAHIVIGDNVFIGPNCGIYTATHPLGANARNLGIEKASPITIGNNVWIGANVIVLPGVTIGEGAVISAGSIVTKDVPENVLAMGSPAEPYKKIDNE; encoded by the coding sequence TTGACTGAAAAAGACAATATGATTAATGGCGAATGGTATAATGCAAGTTCTGACCACACATTAGTTGAAGACCGTTTACAAGCTAAAGATCTATGTGCTGAGCTCAATCAAACAAAACCAAGTAATAAAGAAAAACGTACAACGATTTTAAAAGATTTATTTCATTATGAACCAAATCATTTAGAGCTGTTAAGTCCATTCCAAGTAGATTATGGATATAACATTTTTCTAGGGAAAAATATCTTTATTAATCATAATTGTTATTTAATGGATTGTGCGCATATCGTAATTGGGGATAACGTATTTATCGGTCCAAATTGTGGAATATATACCGCAACGCATCCATTAGGTGCTAACGCCCGTAATTTAGGTATTGAGAAAGCATCACCAATCACAATTGGTAATAACGTTTGGATTGGGGCAAACGTTATCGTATTACCAGGTGTAACAATTGGTGAAGGTGCAGTCATCAGTGCTGGAAGTATCGTTACTAAAGATGTTCCTGAAAATGTATTAGCAATGGGATCACCAGCTGAACCTTATAAAAAAATTGATAACGAATAA
- a CDS encoding acyltransferase family protein, translating into MKTYTSVIFWMRTIACLSIVCIHSITTTFSKMNHVEHDTLIRLIQLLLMFSTPLFVFISEFLLAKNYHVTTKPGFFKEKLIYLGIPYILINLGISYFYLKPDSLQQYIRNVGDTMFHGGAITYFIVIIFQFYALHYLFAKYLVKLKPLPVVIGSIIFATIYWAFRQFWPQPDLPIIGLFWEREGWMLFFGWVSYFLLGFYIGIYYETFMTQIKKYTWAIILGTLLAITILVTNYVSGFSTWVESKRFDIPFYVTMVILMFFLFSAYIKYVPKFILYISNYSFCIYAIHYFFVHDLGLLNGDNPFKNIVFNLIITLCLSICVAYLFNLFKFGKYIVGGIGKIKYEKVYESYQVGKMD; encoded by the coding sequence ATGAAAACATATACCTCCGTTATCTTTTGGATGCGGACGATAGCTTGTCTTAGTATTGTGTGTATACATTCCATCACGACTACTTTTTCAAAGATGAATCACGTTGAACACGATACGCTAATCAGATTAATACAATTGCTATTAATGTTTAGCACGCCGTTATTTGTTTTTATTTCAGAATTTTTACTAGCTAAAAATTATCACGTAACTACGAAGCCAGGCTTCTTCAAAGAAAAGTTAATCTACCTAGGTATTCCTTACATATTGATAAACTTGGGAATCTCCTATTTCTATTTAAAACCAGATTCATTACAACAATATATAAGAAACGTCGGTGATACGATGTTTCACGGTGGTGCAATTACGTATTTTATTGTAATCATTTTCCAGTTTTATGCCTTACATTATTTATTCGCGAAATATCTTGTGAAATTGAAGCCACTGCCTGTTGTTATTGGCTCAATCATATTCGCTACAATTTATTGGGCGTTCAGACAATTCTGGCCTCAACCAGACCTTCCTATCATTGGATTGTTTTGGGAACGTGAAGGTTGGATGTTGTTCTTTGGTTGGGTCAGTTATTTCTTACTCGGTTTTTATATTGGTATTTATTACGAAACATTTATGACACAGATAAAAAAGTATACGTGGGCAATCATTCTCGGAACATTATTGGCCATAACGATACTTGTCACTAATTATGTTTCGGGCTTTAGCACATGGGTTGAATCTAAACGATTTGATATTCCGTTTTATGTAACGATGGTAATTTTAATGTTTTTCTTATTTTCAGCATATATTAAATACGTTCCAAAGTTTATTCTGTACATTAGTAATTACTCATTTTGCATTTATGCGATACATTATTTCTTCGTACATGATTTAGGATTGTTAAATGGAGATAACCCGTTTAAGAATATTGTATTTAATTTAATTATTACGCTATGTCTATCTATATGCGTTGCCTATCTCTTTAATTTATTTAAATTCGGTAAGTATATTGTAGGAGGCATTGGTAAGATTAAATATGAAAAAGTTTACGAAAGTTATCAAGTAGGCAAAATGGATTAA
- the pruA gene encoding L-glutamate gamma-semialdehyde dehydrogenase — protein sequence MVVNYKNEPGIDFTDNKNVESFKEVLKKVKGELNQKIPLVINGEEKFTKDTFQSINPANTSEVVAEISKASKEDVDNAFDAANEAYKSWRRWSHKDRAEFLMRVAAIIRRRKEEISAVMVYEAGKPWDEAVGDAAEGIDFIEYYARSMMELSEGKKVLDREGEHNQYFYKPIGTGVTIPPWNFPFAIMAGTTLAPVVAGNTVLLKPAEDTVLTAYKLMEILLEAGLPKGVVNFVPGDPKEIGDHLVDSVHTHFVTFTGSRATGVRIFERAAKVQEGQQFLKRVIAEMGGKDAIIVDKDIDTDLAAEAIVGSAFGFSGQKCSACSRAIVHKDVHDEVLEKSIKLTKELTLGNTENNTNMGPVINQKQFDKIKKYIEIGNKEGKLEQGGGTDGSTGYFIEPTIFSGMKSSDQIMQEEIFGPVVGFIKGDDFESMLDIANDTDYGLTGAVITNNRENWQEAVSSFDVGNLYLNRGCTAAVVGYHPFGGFKMSGTDAKTGSPDYLLNFLEQKVASEMF from the coding sequence ATGGTAGTAAATTATAAGAACGAACCAGGTATAGATTTTACAGATAATAAGAACGTAGAATCTTTCAAAGAGGTATTAAAAAAAGTTAAAGGTGAATTAAACCAAAAAATTCCTTTAGTGATTAATGGTGAAGAGAAATTCACAAAAGATACTTTCCAATCAATCAATCCAGCGAACACTTCTGAAGTTGTCGCGGAAATTTCAAAAGCTTCAAAAGAAGATGTAGATAATGCATTTGACGCAGCAAATGAAGCTTATAAATCTTGGAGAAGATGGTCTCATAAAGACCGTGCTGAATTCTTAATGAGAGTTGCAGCAATCATCAGACGTCGTAAAGAAGAAATCTCAGCTGTTATGGTATACGAAGCAGGTAAACCATGGGATGAAGCTGTAGGCGACGCTGCAGAAGGTATTGACTTTATCGAATACTATGCAAGATCAATGATGGAATTATCAGAAGGTAAAAAGGTATTAGATAGAGAAGGCGAACACAACCAATACTTCTACAAACCAATTGGTACTGGTGTTACAATTCCACCATGGAACTTCCCATTTGCAATCATGGCAGGTACTACTTTAGCACCTGTTGTTGCTGGTAACACAGTATTATTAAAACCAGCTGAAGATACAGTATTAACAGCTTATAAACTAATGGAAATCTTATTAGAAGCTGGATTACCTAAAGGTGTAGTTAACTTTGTACCGGGTGATCCTAAAGAAATCGGTGACCATTTAGTAGATAGTGTTCATACGCATTTCGTAACATTCACTGGTTCTCGCGCAACTGGTGTGCGTATCTTCGAACGTGCTGCTAAAGTACAAGAAGGTCAACAATTCTTAAAACGTGTTATCGCTGAAATGGGCGGTAAAGACGCAATCATCGTTGATAAAGATATCGATACTGATTTAGCTGCAGAAGCAATCGTAGGATCAGCATTTGGTTTCTCAGGTCAAAAATGTTCAGCTTGTTCAAGAGCTATCGTGCACAAAGATGTACACGATGAAGTACTTGAAAAATCAATCAAGTTAACTAAAGAACTTACTTTAGGTAACACTGAAAACAACACAAACATGGGACCAGTCATCAACCAAAAACAATTCGATAAGATTAAAAAATATATTGAAATTGGTAACAAAGAAGGTAAGTTAGAACAAGGTGGCGGCACTGATGGTTCTACTGGTTACTTCATTGAACCAACAATTTTCTCTGGTATGAAATCAAGCGACCAAATCATGCAAGAAGAAATCTTCGGACCAGTTGTAGGATTTATCAAAGGTGATGATTTCGAGTCAATGTTAGACATCGCTAACGATACTGACTACGGTTTAACTGGTGCAGTTATTACAAACAACCGTGAAAACTGGCAAGAAGCAGTATCTTCATTCGATGTAGGTAACTTATACCTAAATCGTGGTTGTACAGCAGCTGTTGTTGGCTATCACCCATTCGGTGGTTTCAAAATGTCAGGTACGGATGCTAAAACAGGTAGCCCAGACTACTTATTAAACTTCTTAGAACAAAAAGTCGCTTCAGAAATGTTCTAA
- a CDS encoding methylated-DNA--[protein]-cysteine S-methyltransferase has protein sequence MYKTEYQSPVGQITLTSDGKHLTGLWFPKNDITKNDDSQYTHRPQLQIFEKVTAWLDAYFSGNNPEIDFPLQPEGTEFKKQVWDLLLEIPFGQTLSYGELAEKVAVKRNKAKMSAQAVGGAVGSNPISIIIPCHRVVGKDGNLTGYGGGIETKVKLLETEQLDMNQFYIPKKGNKI, from the coding sequence ATGTATAAAACAGAATATCAATCACCTGTCGGTCAAATAACATTAACGTCTGATGGCAAACATCTCACTGGGTTGTGGTTCCCTAAAAATGATATAACCAAAAACGATGACTCACAATATACGCATCGCCCACAGTTACAAATTTTCGAAAAAGTCACAGCATGGTTGGACGCTTATTTCTCAGGAAATAACCCTGAGATTGACTTTCCTCTTCAGCCTGAAGGCACTGAATTTAAGAAACAAGTGTGGGACTTATTGTTAGAAATTCCATTTGGTCAAACACTATCTTACGGAGAGTTAGCTGAGAAAGTCGCAGTAAAACGTAATAAAGCTAAGATGTCAGCACAAGCTGTAGGCGGAGCTGTGGGGAGTAACCCAATTTCAATCATTATTCCATGTCATCGCGTAGTCGGTAAAGATGGTAATTTAACAGGTTATGGTGGTGGCATTGAGACGAAAGTAAAGCTGTTAGAGACAGAACAACTCGATATGAACCAATTCTATATCCCTAAGAAAGGCAATAAAATATAA
- a CDS encoding BCCT family transporter, with protein MEHREKKFSKVFIYAAAIVGILVIFGAVTPKAFGSITGDISTWVSKTFGWYYMVVYALVLAFCIFLIFSPIGKLKLGKPTDKPEFKTVSWLAMLFSAGMGIGLVFYGASEPISHYLSPPTAKPESKSAMAEAFKYSFLDYGFHPWAVYCLVALGLAYSQFRKGENGLISRTLRPVLGNKVDGTTGVIVDVLAVFATIIGVAMSLGVGAVQINGGLSYLFGLPKNVVVQGIIIAVVTVLFLYSAWSGLSKGIQYLSNLNMILAGLLLLVLFIVGPTVLILNMMTSGFGDYLSTLIYDSLDVAPLNKQKSDWLQTWTIYYWGWWMSWSPFVGTFIARISKGRSIREFVIAVLGVPVIISVIWFSTFGMTGISVGQHHKGIFKMPPETQLFGIFNELPFGTILSIIALALIASFFITSADSATYVLGMQTAFGTLNPSGFVKIVWGISLAAIAYVLLLAGGDTGLAAMQSAAIISAFPFSFVVILMMISLFKDANAERKYLGLSLQPHKQNINSTKEQQSHIPR; from the coding sequence GTGGAACACAGGGAAAAGAAGTTTTCTAAAGTATTTATATATGCGGCAGCAATTGTAGGTATACTTGTCATATTTGGTGCAGTGACACCAAAAGCATTTGGCAGTATTACAGGGGATATCTCTACATGGGTATCAAAGACCTTTGGTTGGTATTATATGGTTGTATATGCACTTGTGTTAGCGTTTTGTATATTTTTAATTTTTAGCCCGATTGGCAAATTAAAGTTAGGTAAACCAACGGATAAACCTGAGTTTAAGACGGTCTCATGGTTAGCCATGCTATTTAGTGCTGGCATGGGAATTGGTTTAGTGTTTTATGGTGCTTCTGAACCAATTTCACACTATTTATCTCCGCCAACTGCTAAGCCAGAATCTAAATCTGCAATGGCAGAAGCATTTAAATATTCTTTCTTAGATTATGGCTTTCATCCATGGGCTGTTTATTGTCTAGTAGCACTCGGCTTAGCATATTCACAGTTTCGTAAAGGCGAGAATGGATTGATTTCGAGAACTTTAAGACCTGTGTTAGGTAATAAAGTAGATGGCACAACAGGTGTCATTGTGGATGTGTTAGCCGTTTTTGCGACGATTATAGGTGTTGCGATGTCTCTTGGCGTTGGCGCAGTCCAAATTAACGGAGGTTTAAGTTATTTATTTGGCTTACCAAAAAATGTTGTCGTCCAGGGTATTATAATTGCAGTTGTAACAGTATTATTTTTATACAGTGCCTGGAGTGGACTGAGTAAAGGAATTCAATATTTAAGTAATTTAAATATGATATTAGCCGGATTATTGTTACTCGTATTATTTATCGTAGGTCCAACAGTGTTAATACTTAATATGATGACATCTGGATTTGGTGATTATTTATCAACACTTATTTACGACAGTTTAGATGTCGCTCCGTTGAATAAACAAAAGTCTGATTGGTTACAAACTTGGACAATTTATTATTGGGGCTGGTGGATGAGTTGGAGTCCATTCGTCGGTACGTTTATCGCCAGAATTTCAAAAGGTCGAAGTATTCGTGAATTTGTCATTGCCGTACTTGGTGTTCCTGTTATCATTAGTGTGATTTGGTTCAGTACTTTTGGTATGACTGGTATATCAGTAGGGCAGCACCATAAAGGTATATTTAAAATGCCACCAGAAACGCAGTTATTCGGTATTTTTAATGAGTTGCCATTTGGTACGATATTATCAATTATTGCGCTAGCATTAATTGCATCATTCTTTATTACTTCTGCCGATTCCGCAACATATGTATTAGGAATGCAAACAGCATTTGGTACACTTAACCCATCAGGCTTTGTAAAGATCGTATGGGGGATTTCATTAGCAGCTATCGCATATGTCTTATTGTTAGCCGGTGGAGACACAGGTTTAGCAGCGATGCAATCGGCAGCTATTATTTCTGCCTTTCCATTTAGTTTTGTCGTCATATTGATGATGATTTCGTTATTTAAAGATGCAAATGCAGAACGGAAATATTTAGGATTATCGTTACAACCTCATAAACAAAATATAAACTCAACAAAAGAACAACAATCACACATACCTCGTTAA